In Syntrophotaleaceae bacterium, a genomic segment contains:
- a CDS encoding cytochrome c, with protein sequence MKRLANLLLLLIVPLSVWALVAEERPGIRYTNQVLFLEKKIMEGDQVAWVTLAYSDPATGRDCQNFIDVLGGRQLFADIPEKSWMLVDFQLRSLVVEAGFAGDADVTAVAACEDYRSCVEKRQKRAAEGPGEEAPARTGVEGKAAGQGGTSLTAVEDRLMAGRQLVKAARCRSCHAIEGFGADHAPSLTWRRAKYEPDWLGNYLSAPYRMRPAMKNLMMLDYTSPNAVPHLQPEEVKVIADYLQQLSWLKSPAGRFRLEPWQSYNCYECHARVYRQDPLAYVPTPVPQSWRDELTSSPTLKSCTACHTFGDAGPAVKAVQAFPLAPDLLLTAEKLRTDYFLAYVRDPDYVQPGSSMPKLALSEQQVEELERLVERLRQAIRAGEVEPVHRYYRMEKKEGQQHGRSQ encoded by the coding sequence ATGAAACGCCTGGCCAATTTACTGCTGCTGCTTATCGTGCCCCTGTCCGTTTGGGCGCTCGTTGCTGAGGAACGACCAGGAATCCGATACACGAATCAGGTTCTTTTTCTGGAGAAAAAGATCATGGAGGGGGATCAGGTGGCCTGGGTGACCCTGGCTTACAGCGATCCCGCCACGGGTCGTGACTGCCAGAACTTTATCGATGTCCTGGGGGGGCGGCAGCTCTTTGCAGACATTCCGGAAAAGAGCTGGATGCTGGTCGATTTTCAGCTGCGCAGCCTGGTGGTGGAGGCCGGCTTTGCCGGAGACGCCGATGTGACCGCTGTCGCGGCTTGTGAGGATTACCGGAGCTGTGTCGAAAAACGGCAAAAGCGCGCGGCGGAAGGGCCTGGAGAGGAAGCGCCGGCCCGAACGGGCGTGGAAGGAAAAGCTGCGGGACAAGGAGGCACCTCCCTCACGGCCGTCGAGGATCGACTGATGGCCGGCCGGCAACTGGTCAAGGCGGCCCGCTGCCGGAGCTGTCATGCGATCGAAGGCTTCGGTGCCGATCACGCTCCCAGCCTCACCTGGAGGCGGGCGAAATATGAACCCGACTGGCTCGGCAATTATCTGTCGGCGCCTTACCGGATGAGGCCCGCCATGAAAAACCTGATGATGCTGGATTACACCTCCCCCAATGCGGTTCCCCATCTGCAGCCGGAAGAGGTCAAGGTGATCGCGGACTACCTGCAGCAGCTCTCCTGGCTGAAGTCTCCCGCCGGACGCTTCCGTCTCGAACCCTGGCAGTCCTACAACTGCTACGAATGCCACGCGCGGGTTTACCGGCAGGACCCCCTGGCCTATGTTCCCACCCCCGTTCCTCAGTCCTGGCGGGACGAACTGACCTCCAGTCCGACCCTGAAATCCTGTACGGCCTGCCATACCTTCGGCGATGCCGGTCCGGCCGTGAAAGCGGTGCAGGCTTTTCCCCTGGCTCCCGATCTGCTGCTGACCGCGGAGAAACTGCGCACGGACTATTTTCTTGCCTATGTTCGGGATCCCGACTACGTGCAACCCGGCTCCAGCATGCCGAAGCTGGCTTTGTCGGAACAACAGGTGGAGGAACTTGAAAGGCTGGTGGAAAGACTGCGTCAGGCCATCCGGGCGGGGGAGGTCGAGCCGGTCCATCGCTATTACCGCATGGAGAAAAAGGAGGGTCAACAACACGGACGGTCGCAATAA
- a CDS encoding ferritin family protein, which yields MFERIDVQDAIKRSIQTEKNAMNFYRLAARHMNSENSRRLFELLAEEEKEHARQFYDLYKGGDLPDFETYINTTSKIEEEWLSFQKNTLLADLRVQKAMEMAMAREQKLEKQLHDLAQNIKDPEVRKVFEMNARSTNHHYQLIESEYAHIMGMVHETDIDIYVRE from the coding sequence ATGTTTGAACGAATCGATGTACAGGATGCGATAAAACGCTCGATCCAGACGGAGAAAAACGCGATGAATTTCTATCGTCTGGCTGCCCGGCACATGAACAGTGAAAATTCCCGCCGCCTGTTCGAGCTGCTGGCCGAAGAGGAAAAGGAACATGCGCGGCAGTTCTACGACCTCTACAAAGGGGGGGACCTGCCGGATTTTGAAACCTATATCAACACTACCAGCAAAATAGAAGAGGAGTGGCTGTCCTTCCAGAAAAATACCCTGCTCGCCGACCTTCGGGTGCAGAAAGCCATGGAGATGGCCATGGCCAGAGAACAGAAACTGGAAAAACAGCTGCACGACCTGGCTCAGAACATCAAAGACCCCGAGGTGAGAAAAGTTTTTGAAATGAACGCCAGATCGACCAATCACCATTACCAGCTGATCGAGTCGGAATACGCCCATATAATGGGCATGGTCCATGAGACCGACATCGACATCTACGTGCGGGAGTAG
- the mnmH gene encoding tRNA 2-selenouridine(34) synthase MnmH, producing MFPRFLNPEEFLQQAAESPVFDVRTPGEFCQAHIPGACNLPLFSNEERHEIGILYKESGRQAAILRGLEIVGPRLAEYVLLARAVASNENILLHCWRGGMRSESLAWLLDKAGFRVGVLKGGYKAFRRLVIATFAQPLRLLVVGGMTGSGKTEILKRLGDRGEQVLDLEGLAQHRGSAFGAVGNGEQPSSEQVENEVFAVLRTFDPSRTIWVEDESRRIGRVLVNELLFRQMRGATVIRIHVPREIRVERLCREYGREPRARLAAAVGNIGKRLGGENAARVLQAIEEGDYRQAAQTILEYYDKTYLYGISKRDPATIIDLDPTPADPAAIADALIVRAESLGG from the coding sequence ATGTTTCCCAGGTTTTTGAATCCCGAAGAATTCCTGCAGCAGGCCGCGGAAAGTCCCGTTTTCGACGTCCGCACACCGGGTGAGTTCTGCCAGGCACACATTCCCGGAGCCTGCAACCTGCCCCTGTTTTCCAACGAAGAGCGGCACGAGATCGGCATTCTTTACAAGGAAAGCGGCCGGCAGGCGGCCATCTTGCGTGGGCTGGAGATCGTCGGGCCGCGCCTTGCCGAGTACGTTCTTCTTGCCCGGGCCGTTGCTTCCAACGAGAATATTCTCCTGCATTGCTGGCGCGGCGGCATGCGCAGCGAATCGCTGGCCTGGTTGCTGGATAAGGCCGGCTTCCGGGTGGGCGTGCTCAAAGGCGGATACAAGGCCTTCCGCCGGCTGGTCATAGCAACTTTCGCCCAACCGTTGCGGCTGCTGGTTGTGGGTGGCATGACCGGCAGTGGTAAAACGGAAATCCTGAAGCGGCTCGGGGATAGGGGGGAACAGGTGCTCGATCTGGAGGGACTGGCCCAGCACCGCGGCTCGGCGTTCGGGGCGGTCGGTAACGGAGAGCAGCCTTCGTCGGAACAGGTCGAAAACGAGGTTTTCGCGGTCCTGAGAACCTTCGATCCCAGCCGGACAATCTGGGTGGAGGACGAAAGCAGACGCATCGGGCGGGTTCTGGTCAACGAGCTGCTGTTCCGGCAGATGCGAGGCGCCACCGTGATAAGGATTCATGTCCCCAGGGAAATCCGGGTCGAAAGACTGTGCCGGGAATACGGCCGGGAGCCCAGGGCCCGCCTCGCTGCGGCGGTAGGCAACATCGGCAAGAGACTCGGCGGCGAAAATGCGGCGCGGGTGCTGCAAGCCATCGAGGAGGGGGATTACCGTCAGGCCGCCCAGACCATCCTTGAGTATTACGACAAAACCTACCTGTATGGCATCTCCAAGCGGGATCCGGCCACCATCATCGACCTGGACCCCACCCCGGCCGATCCCGCCGCCATTGCCGACGCCCTCATCGTCAGGGCTGAAAGCCTGGGGGGGTGA
- a CDS encoding DUF393 domain-containing protein, translated as MRKKVVFPLKVFYDGGCPVCSREIEHYRQMGAEDKLNFIDIDDPDFAPEDYGLTLEEFMKEMHAMDASGEIYRGVDAFRALWSGLPVSIYGDLACLLGLPGVRQISRIGYRGFARMRRFLPRVDKTCEDRCHPRHRA; from the coding sequence ATGAGGAAAAAAGTCGTTTTTCCCCTGAAGGTGTTCTACGACGGCGGCTGCCCCGTTTGTTCCCGGGAAATCGAGCATTATCGACAAATGGGCGCGGAAGACAAGCTGAATTTCATCGATATAGACGATCCCGATTTCGCTCCCGAGGACTACGGCCTTACCCTGGAGGAGTTCATGAAGGAAATGCACGCCATGGATGCTTCCGGGGAAATCTACCGGGGAGTGGATGCGTTTCGCGCACTGTGGTCGGGATTGCCGGTGAGTATTTACGGTGATCTTGCCTGCCTGCTTGGCTTGCCGGGAGTTCGTCAGATCTCCAGGATCGGCTACCGCGGTTTTGCCCGCATGCGGCGGTTCCTGCCCCGGGTCGATAAAACCTGCGAGGATCGCTGTCATCCCCGGCATCGCGCCTGA
- the mobB gene encoding molybdopterin-guanine dinucleotide biosynthesis protein B codes for MSTPASPAIVSISAKSGTGKTTLLVKLIGELKKRGYRVGAIKHDAHQFSIDREGKDSWRFTQAGADTMLVTSKEKMAMVKINPGGEEPPVMDSIRHYFGDVDIVLTEGFKKNDLPKIEVHRKARGERLLYRDEIYDPNLIAVASDEPLDIDVPVFNINDAQGICDFIVARFLG; via the coding sequence ATGTCGACTCCTGCCTCCCCGGCCATTGTCTCCATCTCTGCCAAAAGCGGTACCGGAAAAACCACCCTGCTGGTCAAGCTGATCGGCGAATTAAAAAAAAGGGGCTACCGCGTGGGGGCGATCAAGCACGATGCTCACCAGTTCAGCATCGACAGGGAAGGCAAGGATTCCTGGCGTTTCACCCAGGCCGGTGCCGACACCATGCTGGTTACCTCCAAGGAAAAAATGGCCATGGTCAAGATCAATCCCGGAGGCGAGGAGCCGCCGGTGATGGACTCGATCAGACATTATTTCGGGGATGTGGACATCGTTCTGACGGAGGGATTCAAGAAAAACGATCTGCCGAAAATCGAGGTCCACCGCAAGGCTCGCGGCGAACGGCTGCTCTACCGGGACGAAATCTATGATCCGAACCTGATCGCGGTTGCCTCGGACGAGCCTCTGGATATCGACGTTCCGGTCTTTAATATCAACGATGCCCAGGGGATCTGCGATTTCATCGTGGCCCGGTTTCTGGGGTGA